The following coding sequences lie in one Sphingomonas sp. M1-B02 genomic window:
- a CDS encoding MFS transporter, producing MHADQANAGGAAVPPVRRVRQSTMLSYGFGAVAYGVKDFAFSTFLLLFYNQVLGLPSARVGFAIMCALLLDAFIDPAIGFLSDRTRSRWGRRHPWMYASAAPIALGWLLLWNPPTWSNQAMLVWVFASAVLVRTAVSAYEVPSQALSPELSADYDERTRIMAYRYLFGWVGAMAMLMASYGYFLSGGLLDRQGYIGFSVGGAVAMFVAILVSALGTHREIGRLPRPEIEKQSIGANFRDLKETVRNRAFLILMAAGVCYYSAQGIAYALSNYLYAHVWGFRGGDFQWLGLTLLAGATGAFLIAPRLAKRTGKPLAAMGFMAAAAILLTAPYWLRLAGLFPEPGNPLLLPILLSIFTLNTVCAVSSTILGASMMADVVEHSEMETGRRSEGVFFAGFFFVQKCTSGLGIFAAGLILSIAGFPEAAKPGTVPAETIDRLTILFATLYMTLAFAAAFFYRRFPFGKTEHLARVARLAEAGRES from the coding sequence ATGCACGCGGACCAAGCCAATGCCGGCGGCGCGGCGGTCCCGCCGGTGCGCCGGGTTCGCCAGTCGACGATGCTCTCTTATGGGTTCGGTGCGGTCGCGTACGGGGTCAAGGACTTCGCCTTCTCGACCTTCCTTTTGCTTTTCTACAATCAGGTGTTGGGGCTGCCCTCGGCGCGGGTCGGCTTCGCGATCATGTGTGCGCTTTTGCTCGACGCGTTCATCGATCCGGCGATCGGCTTTCTTTCCGACCGCACCCGGAGCCGATGGGGGCGGCGGCATCCCTGGATGTATGCCTCCGCCGCGCCGATCGCGCTGGGCTGGCTGTTGCTGTGGAACCCGCCGACCTGGTCGAACCAGGCGATGCTGGTTTGGGTGTTCGCCAGCGCCGTGCTCGTCCGCACCGCGGTCTCCGCCTACGAAGTGCCCTCGCAGGCGCTGAGCCCGGAACTCTCGGCCGATTATGACGAGCGGACGCGGATCATGGCTTATCGCTATCTGTTCGGCTGGGTCGGCGCGATGGCGATGCTGATGGCCTCCTACGGCTATTTCCTCTCGGGCGGCCTCCTCGATCGGCAGGGCTATATCGGCTTCTCGGTGGGCGGCGCGGTGGCGATGTTCGTCGCGATCCTCGTGTCGGCGCTGGGCACGCACCGCGAGATCGGACGGCTGCCGCGGCCCGAGATCGAAAAGCAATCGATCGGCGCCAATTTCCGCGACCTCAAGGAGACGGTGCGCAACCGCGCCTTCCTGATCCTGATGGCGGCGGGAGTCTGCTATTATTCGGCGCAGGGGATCGCCTATGCGCTGTCCAACTATCTCTATGCGCACGTCTGGGGTTTTCGCGGCGGCGATTTTCAGTGGCTCGGGCTGACGCTGTTGGCCGGAGCGACGGGCGCCTTCCTGATCGCGCCGCGGCTGGCCAAGCGGACCGGCAAGCCGCTGGCGGCGATGGGCTTCATGGCGGCGGCGGCAATATTGCTGACTGCGCCTTACTGGCTACGGCTCGCCGGACTGTTTCCCGAGCCCGGCAACCCGCTGCTCCTGCCGATCCTGCTGTCGATCTTCACCCTCAATACGGTCTGCGCAGTGTCCTCGACGATCCTCGGCGCGTCGATGATGGCCGATGTCGTCGAACATTCGGAGATGGAGACGGGGCGCCGGTCCGAAGGCGTGTTCTTCGCTGGCTTCTTCTTCGTCCAGAAATGCACCAGCGGGCTGGGCATCTTCGCGGCGGGGCTGATCCTGTCGATCGCGGGCTTTCCCGAAGCGGCGAAGCCCGGGACCGTGCCGGCGGAGACGATCGACCGGCTGACGATCCTGTTCGCGACGCTCTACATGACGCTCGCCTTCGCCGCGGCCTTTTTCTACCGGCGCTTCCCGTTCGGGAAGACCGAGCATCTGGCGCGGGTGGCGCGGCTAGCTGAGGCTGGCAGAGAGAGCTGA
- the mutS gene encoding DNA mismatch repair protein MutS codes for MMAQYLALKAEAEDCLLFYRMGDFFELFFDDAKIASACLDIALTGRGEHEGERIPMCGVPIHAMEGYLARLIKAGHRVAIAEQIETPEQARKRMGAKALVARAIVRVVTAGTLTEEALLDSRSANWCASIGEVGDQVVIACADISTGRFEVVETDADRVSAEIARLAPAEIIVCEASAFPDLGTTMRPKADFDSTAGETRLKRLYGVATLDGFGSFSRAALAAAGGLVAYLDHTARGALPFLRPPRLSRTDATMAIDPATRDSLELCISQAGVRKGSLLDSVDRTITGAGARLLGADIAAPLMDRTAVEARLDLVQRFHDDPGLRDLVRGALRALPDIGRALGRLAAGRGSPRDLGQLRDGLDGAWRLGERLDALPDMPPLLAALIPLMRGHGALIDLLARALVPEPPIEADKGGYIAEGYDAALDDLRDAGAGGRRAIAALEADYRQRTGIGALKIKHNGVLGYHIEVAARSADPLMAADSGFTHRQTLAGVVRFNAPDLHDVAIKVTQAGAHALAAEAAHLEELTATALERREAIAATADALARIDVSAALAERAAEGGWARPALVDHACFEIEGGRHPVVEEAIARSGGRFVANDCSLSESSRLWLVTGPNMGGKSTFLRQNALIAVLAQAGSYVPATRAKLGLVDRLFSRVGASDNLARGRSTFMVEMVETAAILAQATPRSFVILDEVGRGTSTYDGLAIAWAVVEAIHEDNRCRCLFATHYHELTRLAERCEALSLHHVRAREYKGDLVLLHEVADGPADRSFGIAVARLAGLPPTTLKRAKAVLEKLEAGRAKTGGLAAGLDDLPLFAALAEQEAEAVDALRTELECVDVDALSPRDALDLLYRLKKLAADGA; via the coding sequence ATGATGGCGCAATATCTGGCGCTCAAGGCAGAGGCCGAGGATTGCCTGCTTTTCTATCGCATGGGCGATTTCTTCGAGCTGTTCTTCGACGATGCGAAGATTGCCAGCGCCTGCCTCGATATCGCGCTGACCGGGCGCGGCGAGCATGAAGGCGAGCGCATCCCGATGTGCGGCGTGCCGATCCATGCGATGGAGGGCTATCTCGCGCGGCTGATCAAGGCGGGGCATCGTGTCGCGATCGCCGAACAGATCGAAACGCCCGAACAAGCCAGGAAGCGGATGGGCGCCAAAGCGCTTGTCGCACGCGCGATCGTCCGCGTGGTCACGGCCGGCACGCTGACCGAGGAAGCGCTGCTCGACAGCCGCTCGGCGAACTGGTGCGCCAGTATCGGCGAAGTCGGCGACCAGGTGGTGATCGCCTGCGCCGACATTTCTACCGGCAGGTTCGAAGTCGTCGAGACCGACGCGGATCGCGTCTCCGCCGAGATCGCGCGGCTCGCCCCCGCCGAGATCATCGTCTGCGAAGCATCAGCCTTTCCCGATCTGGGCACGACGATGCGGCCAAAGGCGGATTTCGACAGCACGGCGGGCGAGACGAGACTGAAGCGGCTATACGGCGTCGCGACACTGGACGGATTCGGCAGTTTCTCGCGCGCGGCACTCGCCGCCGCGGGCGGGCTGGTCGCCTATCTCGATCATACCGCGCGGGGTGCGCTGCCCTTCCTGCGCCCGCCCCGGCTGAGCCGCACCGATGCGACGATGGCGATCGATCCCGCGACGCGCGACAGCCTCGAACTCTGCATCAGCCAGGCGGGGGTGCGCAAAGGCAGCCTGCTCGACAGCGTCGATCGGACGATCACCGGCGCCGGCGCGCGGCTATTAGGCGCCGATATCGCTGCGCCGCTGATGGATCGAACCGCCGTCGAGGCGCGGCTCGATCTGGTCCAGCGCTTCCACGACGATCCGGGGCTGCGCGACCTCGTGCGCGGCGCACTGCGGGCGCTGCCCGATATCGGCCGTGCGCTGGGCCGGCTCGCGGCGGGACGGGGATCCCCGCGCGATCTCGGCCAGCTCCGGGACGGGCTGGATGGCGCCTGGCGGCTGGGCGAGCGGCTGGACGCGCTGCCCGATATGCCGCCGTTGCTCGCCGCGCTGATCCCGCTGATGCGCGGCCACGGCGCGCTCATCGACCTGCTCGCGCGCGCGCTCGTCCCCGAGCCGCCGATCGAAGCCGACAAAGGGGGGTACATTGCGGAAGGCTACGACGCCGCGCTCGACGACCTGCGCGACGCAGGCGCGGGCGGGCGGCGGGCAATTGCGGCGTTGGAGGCCGACTATCGCCAGCGAACCGGCATCGGCGCGCTCAAGATCAAGCATAATGGCGTGCTCGGCTACCATATCGAAGTCGCCGCCCGGAGCGCCGATCCGCTGATGGCCGCCGACAGCGGCTTCACCCATCGCCAGACGCTCGCCGGCGTGGTCCGCTTCAACGCGCCCGATCTTCACGACGTGGCGATCAAGGTGACGCAGGCCGGCGCCCACGCGCTCGCCGCCGAGGCCGCGCATCTCGAAGAGCTTACCGCCACCGCGCTCGAACGACGCGAGGCGATCGCCGCCACCGCTGACGCGCTCGCCCGGATCGACGTGTCCGCCGCGCTGGCCGAACGCGCCGCCGAAGGCGGTTGGGCACGACCTGCGCTCGTTGATCATGCCTGTTTCGAGATCGAGGGCGGGCGCCATCCGGTGGTAGAGGAAGCGATTGCACGCTCGGGCGGGCGCTTCGTGGCGAACGACTGTTCGCTTTCCGAAAGTTCGCGACTGTGGCTGGTCACCGGCCCCAATATGGGCGGCAAATCGACCTTCCTGCGCCAGAATGCGCTGATCGCGGTGCTCGCGCAGGCCGGCAGCTATGTGCCCGCCACCCGCGCCAAGCTCGGGCTGGTCGATCGCCTGTTCAGCCGCGTTGGCGCCTCCGACAATCTGGCGCGCGGTCGCTCGACCTTCATGGTGGAGATGGTCGAGACCGCGGCGATCCTGGCGCAGGCCACCCCGCGCAGCTTCGTGATCCTCGACGAGGTCGGGCGCGGCACCAGCACCTATGACGGGCTCGCCATCGCATGGGCGGTGGTCGAGGCGATCCACGAGGATAATCGCTGCCGCTGCCTGTTCGCGACGCATTATCACGAACTGACCCGGCTGGCCGAGCGATGCGAGGCGCTGAGCCTGCACCATGTCCGCGCGCGCGAATATAAGGGCGACCTGGTCCTGCTCCACGAAGTTGCCGACGGCCCCGCCGATCGCAGCTTCGGGATCGCGGTCGCACGGCTCGCCGGCCTGCCGCCGACCACACTCAAGCGCGCCAAGGCGGTGCTCGAAAAATTGGAGGCGGGACGCGCGAAGACCGGCGGGCTCGCGGCGGGGCTCGACGATCTGCCGCTGTTCGCCGCGTTGGCGGAGCAGGAGGCCGAAGCCGTCGATGCGCTGCGCACCGAACTGGAATGCGTGGACGTCGATGCGCTCAGCCCGCGCGACGCGCTCGATTTGCTCTATCGGCTCAAGAAGCTCGCGGCGGACGGAGCATGA
- a CDS encoding SDR family oxidoreductase gives MDTNTLFRLDGRVALVTGGSRGIGRMIAQGFIAQGAKVYISARKADACDATAAELGPNCISLPMDISTVEGCRALAAAIAEREPRLDILVNNAGAAWGMPFDEFPEAGWDKVMDLNVKSPFFLTQALHGLLKAGAAERPAKVINITSIDGQRVNPWETYSYQASKAALIHLTRRMAARLIQDDIVVSSLAPGAFPSDMNKAARDHADGVAKRIPARRIGVAEDMSGAAIYLASRAGDYVVGETLTVDGGLVNASLGGSIDS, from the coding sequence ATGGATACCAATACCCTGTTCCGGCTCGACGGCCGCGTCGCCCTCGTCACCGGCGGCTCGCGCGGGATCGGCCGGATGATTGCCCAGGGCTTCATCGCCCAGGGCGCCAAGGTCTATATCTCGGCGCGCAAGGCCGACGCCTGCGACGCAACCGCGGCCGAACTGGGCCCAAACTGCATTTCGCTGCCGATGGACATCTCGACCGTCGAAGGGTGCAGGGCCCTCGCCGCTGCGATCGCCGAGCGCGAGCCGCGCCTCGACATCCTCGTCAACAATGCCGGCGCCGCCTGGGGCATGCCCTTCGACGAATTTCCCGAAGCTGGCTGGGACAAGGTGATGGACCTGAACGTCAAGTCGCCCTTCTTCCTGACCCAGGCGCTCCACGGCCTGCTCAAGGCGGGCGCGGCCGAGCGGCCCGCGAAGGTGATCAACATCACCTCCATTGACGGCCAGCGCGTCAATCCGTGGGAGACCTACAGCTATCAGGCGTCGAAGGCGGCGCTGATCCACCTCACTCGCCGCATGGCCGCGCGGCTGATCCAGGACGATATCGTCGTATCCTCGCTCGCGCCCGGCGCCTTCCCGAGCGACATGAACAAGGCCGCGCGCGATCATGCCGACGGCGTCGCCAAGCGGATCCCCGCGCGCCGCATCGGCGTCGCCGAGGACATGTCCGGCGCCGCAATCTACCTCGCGAGCCGGGCGGGCGACTATGTGGTCGGCGAGACGCTCACCGTCGATGGCGGCCTCGTCAACGCCTCACTCGGAGGCAGTATCGACAGCTAG
- the uvrB gene encoding excinuclease ABC subunit UvrB: protein MAIQIRTNLAEPDTGDTFIPHRPNRPDKLEGGRRFELVSDYEPAGDQRFAIPELVEQARAGERDQVLLGVTGSGKTYTVAKVIEELQRPALILAPNKILAAQLYGEFKAFFPNNAVEFFVSYYDYYQPEAYVPRSDTYIEKESSVNEAIDRMRHSATRSLLERDDVIIVASVSCLYGIGSVETYSAMIFDLKKGQVADQREVIRKLVALQYKRNDQAFARGNFRVRGDSLEIFPSHYEDTAWRISFFGDDIEDITEFDPLTGSKVASLNYVRVFANSHYVTPGPTLKQAMGAIKHELTERLKELEAEGKLLELQRLEQRTNFDLEMIAATGSCAGIENYSRFLTGRMPGEPPPTLFEYLPENALLFVDESHQTIGQINGMSRGDHKRKITLAEYGFRLPSAIDNRPLRFNEWDAMRPQTTYVSATPGAWELEQTGGVFSEQVIRPTGLIDPPVEIKPVEEQVQDLIVECRKTTELGYRSLVTTLTKRMAEDLTEYMHEAGIKVRYMHSDTETLERIELIRDLRMGVYDVLIGINLLREGLDIPECGLVAILDADKEGFLRSETSLIQTIGRAARNVDGRVILYADRMTGSMERAIRETDRRREKQHAYNLEHGITPTTIKRNIGDIISHVASKDQVTVKIDEDRPHMVGHNLRSYIESLEKKMRDAAANLEFEEAGRLRDEIRSLEAEELGLPASEHKAPIMGRSNEGKAGTRKGRYGKESKMRMGSNGRRR from the coding sequence ATGGCAATCCAGATTCGCACCAACCTCGCCGAGCCGGATACCGGCGACACCTTCATCCCGCATCGGCCCAACCGGCCGGACAAGCTGGAGGGGGGCAGGCGTTTCGAACTCGTCTCCGACTATGAGCCGGCGGGCGACCAGCGTTTCGCGATCCCCGAACTGGTCGAGCAGGCGCGCGCGGGCGAGCGCGATCAGGTGCTGCTGGGGGTCACCGGATCGGGCAAGACCTACACCGTCGCCAAGGTGATCGAGGAATTGCAGCGCCCGGCGCTGATCCTTGCCCCCAACAAGATCCTGGCGGCGCAGCTCTATGGCGAGTTCAAGGCCTTCTTCCCGAACAATGCCGTCGAATTCTTCGTCAGCTATTATGATTATTACCAGCCCGAGGCCTATGTGCCGCGTTCGGACACGTACATCGAGAAGGAAAGCTCGGTGAACGAGGCGATCGACCGGATGCGCCATTCGGCCACCCGATCGCTCCTCGAGCGCGACGACGTGATCATCGTCGCTTCGGTTTCCTGTCTCTACGGGATCGGCTCGGTCGAAACCTATTCGGCGATGATCTTCGACCTGAAGAAGGGCCAGGTCGCCGACCAGCGCGAGGTGATCCGCAAGCTGGTCGCACTCCAGTATAAGCGCAACGATCAGGCCTTCGCCCGCGGGAATTTCCGGGTGCGGGGCGACAGCCTCGAAATCTTCCCGTCGCATTATGAGGATACCGCCTGGCGGATCAGCTTCTTCGGCGACGATATCGAGGATATCACCGAATTCGATCCGCTGACCGGATCGAAGGTGGCGAGCCTCAACTATGTCCGCGTCTTTGCCAATTCGCATTATGTGACGCCGGGGCCGACGCTCAAGCAGGCGATGGGCGCGATCAAGCATGAGCTGACCGAACGGCTCAAGGAGCTGGAGGCCGAGGGCAAATTGCTAGAGCTGCAGCGGCTCGAGCAGCGCACCAATTTCGATCTCGAGATGATCGCGGCCACCGGCAGCTGCGCGGGCATCGAGAATTATTCGCGCTTCCTCACCGGCCGGATGCCCGGCGAGCCGCCGCCCACGCTCTTCGAATATCTGCCCGAGAATGCTTTGCTGTTCGTCGACGAGAGCCACCAGACGATCGGCCAGATCAACGGCATGTCGCGCGGCGATCACAAAAGGAAGATCACGCTCGCCGAATATGGCTTCCGCCTGCCCTCGGCGATCGACAACCGGCCGTTGCGGTTCAACGAGTGGGACGCGATGCGCCCCCAGACCACCTATGTCTCGGCGACCCCGGGCGCGTGGGAGCTGGAGCAGACCGGTGGCGTCTTCTCCGAGCAGGTGATCCGCCCGACCGGGCTGATCGATCCGCCGGTCGAGATCAAGCCGGTCGAGGAGCAGGTCCAGGATCTCATCGTCGAGTGCCGCAAGACCACCGAGCTCGGCTATCGCAGCCTCGTCACCACGCTGACCAAGCGGATGGCCGAGGATTTGACCGAATATATGCACGAGGCCGGGATCAAGGTCCGCTACATGCATTCGGATACCGAGACGCTGGAGCGGATCGAACTGATCCGCGATCTGCGGATGGGCGTCTATGACGTGCTGATCGGCATCAACCTGCTGCGCGAAGGGCTCGACATCCCCGAATGCGGGCTCGTCGCGATCCTCGATGCCGACAAGGAAGGCTTCCTGCGCTCGGAAACCTCCCTAATACAGACGATCGGCCGCGCCGCGCGCAACGTCGACGGTCGGGTCATCCTCTATGCGGATCGCATGACCGGCAGCATGGAGCGCGCGATTCGAGAGACCGACCGCCGCCGCGAGAAGCAGCACGCGTACAATCTCGAGCACGGCATCACGCCGACCACGATCAAGCGCAACATCGGCGACATCATCTCGCACGTCGCATCGAAGGATCAGGTCACCGTCAAGATCGACGAGGATCGCCCCCACATGGTCGGCCACAATCTCCGCTCCTACATCGAGAGCCTGGAAAAGAAGATGCGCGACGCTGCCGCCAATCTCGAATTCGAGGAGGCCGGGCGCCTGCGCGACGAGATTCGCAGTCTCGAGGCCGAGGAACTCGGATTGCCCGCCAGCGAGCATAAGGCACCGATTATGGGCCGCTCCAACGAAGGCAAGGCCGGTACCCGCAAGGGGCGCTATGGCAAGGAGAGCAAGATGCGGATGGGTTCGAACGGGCGGCGGCGCTGA
- a CDS encoding acyl-CoA dehydrogenase family protein: protein MPLDADTFDTLIGTIRRFVTERLRPLEGAVEEADEVPADVVAEMRELGLFGLSIAGEYGGLGLTMLEECKVAIELGRTTPAFRSTFGTNVGIGSQGLVLAGTPAQKAEWLPRIASGEIITSFALTEPDVGSDSGAVKTRVVRAKDENGADVYRLSGTKRYITNADKAQLFTVMARTGDEPGGRGVSAFLVPRDLPGVSIGEPEKKMGQKGAKVADVTFDETPVPAAYRLGAEGEGFRIAMQVLDRGRLHISAVCVGVAERLIADCVAYARERKQFGKPIAEHQLIQAMLADSKTEALAARALVLETAAAKDAGANTTMEAAAAKYFASEMVGRVADCAVQIFGGAGYIADYGIERLYRDVRLFRIYEGTSQIQQLIIARETLKRGG from the coding sequence ATGCCGCTCGACGCCGACACGTTTGACACACTCATCGGCACGATTCGTCGCTTCGTGACCGAGCGGCTTCGCCCTTTGGAAGGCGCGGTCGAGGAAGCCGACGAGGTCCCGGCCGACGTGGTGGCGGAGATGCGCGAGCTCGGCCTGTTCGGCCTTTCGATCGCCGGGGAATATGGCGGACTGGGGCTGACGATGCTCGAGGAATGCAAGGTCGCGATCGAGCTCGGCCGCACCACCCCCGCCTTCCGCTCCACTTTCGGCACCAATGTCGGCATCGGCAGCCAAGGGTTGGTCCTGGCCGGCACGCCCGCGCAGAAGGCCGAATGGCTGCCCCGGATTGCGAGCGGCGAAATCATTACCAGCTTTGCGTTGACCGAGCCCGATGTCGGATCGGATTCGGGCGCAGTGAAGACGCGCGTGGTTCGCGCCAAGGATGAGAATGGGGCCGACGTCTATCGGCTCTCGGGCACAAAGCGCTACATCACCAATGCCGACAAGGCGCAGCTGTTCACGGTGATGGCGCGTACCGGCGACGAGCCCGGCGGCCGCGGCGTCTCCGCCTTTCTGGTACCGCGAGACCTGCCCGGCGTCTCGATCGGCGAGCCCGAGAAGAAGATGGGCCAGAAGGGCGCCAAGGTCGCCGATGTGACCTTCGACGAAACCCCCGTCCCCGCCGCCTATCGGCTCGGCGCGGAGGGCGAAGGTTTTCGCATCGCGATGCAGGTGCTCGATCGCGGCCGGCTTCACATCTCGGCGGTCTGCGTCGGTGTCGCCGAACGGCTGATCGCCGATTGCGTAGCCTATGCCCGCGAGCGCAAGCAATTCGGCAAGCCGATCGCCGAGCATCAGCTGATCCAGGCGATGCTGGCGGACTCGAAGACCGAGGCGCTCGCCGCGCGCGCGCTGGTGCTCGAGACCGCGGCCGCCAAGGACGCCGGCGCCAACACCACGATGGAGGCCGCCGCCGCCAAATATTTCGCGAGCGAGATGGTCGGCCGCGTCGCCGATTGCGCCGTCCAGATCTTCGGCGGCGCAGGCTATATCGCCGACTATGGCATCGAACGGCTCTACCGCGACGTGCGGTTGTTCCGGATCTATGAGGGCACCAGCCAGATCCAGCAGCTGATCATCGCAAGGGAAACGCTGAAGCGGGGCGGGTAA
- a CDS encoding hemerythrin domain-containing protein, translating to MPSISQLCAEHRALEAHAAQLLRIVSASVPDTAAVAAMRWTMAQQLFSHCARKDRAIYEALRDSGDDAAVELAERYRDQHRALARSFAAYIDAWPLGRIACEWERFGAESEAALEALAAGIALEKDGLNTLALHVIEARAA from the coding sequence ATGCCCTCGATCTCACAGCTTTGCGCGGAACATCGGGCTCTTGAAGCCCATGCCGCGCAGTTGCTCCGGATCGTCTCGGCGAGCGTGCCGGATACGGCGGCGGTCGCGGCGATGCGGTGGACGATGGCGCAACAGCTTTTCTCGCATTGCGCGCGCAAGGACCGCGCGATTTATGAGGCGTTGCGGGATTCGGGCGACGATGCGGCGGTCGAACTCGCCGAACGCTATCGCGATCAGCATCGCGCTCTGGCGAGAAGCTTCGCCGCCTATATCGATGCGTGGCCGCTGGGCAGGATCGCCTGCGAATGGGAAAGGTTCGGCGCAGAATCCGAAGCCGCACTCGAGGCGCTCGCCGCCGGCATCGCGCTGGAGAAGGACGGCCTGAACACGCTTGCCCTGCACGTGATCGAGGCTCGCGCCGCCTGA
- a CDS encoding NADP-dependent malic enzyme, with the protein MSDEANVQFSEREALLYHSEGRPGKIEIVASKPMATQRDLALAYSPGVAVPVLAIAENPALAYDYTAKGNLVAVISNGTAILGLGNLGALASKPVMEGKAVLFKRFADVDSIDIELKTEDVDRFIDAVELMEPSFGGINLEDIKSPECFVIEQTLRERMNIPVFHDDQHGTAIIAAAGIINALYLTGRDIKTTHVVVLGAGAAAIACAELIKAMGLPHDNLLMLDLKGVIYQGREESMNQWKSAHAVNTTKRSLADALDGADVFLGLASANSLPPELLKTMAPKPIIFAMANPNPEISPPVAKAARPDAIIATGRSDYPNQVNNVLGFPFIFRGALDVRATTINDAMKVAAAQALAQLARQQVPEEVAAAYGTQHTFGPDYIIPAPFDPRLMELVPAAVAQAAMDSGVATKPIADMAAYRQSLKARLNPTTSVLSLAYEGARAHPKRVIFAEGEEEVVLRAAIAFKEGGYGTPVLVGRESVAERLRMLGADADEFEVHNSVNSPLVPRMVEFLYQRLQRRGYLRRDIERMVNRDRNIFGALLLQLGEADAMLTGVTRTYAETMRQVKRVIDYQEGRTAFGVHVLVGQSHTVFMADTTVNERPNAEELADIAEGTAQVARRMGHEPRVAFLSYSNFGNPEGRWLDNVRGAIKLLDQRGAEFEYEGEMSPDVALNPRQMANYPFARLSGPANVLIMPGLQSANISAKLLRELGGDSTIGPMLIGMEKPVQIAPMTATASELVTLAVLAAGGIAR; encoded by the coding sequence ATGTCCGACGAAGCCAACGTCCAGTTCTCGGAGCGCGAGGCGCTGCTCTACCATTCCGAGGGGCGGCCCGGTAAGATCGAGATCGTCGCGTCCAAGCCGATGGCGACCCAGCGCGATCTGGCGCTGGCTTATTCGCCTGGCGTCGCGGTGCCCGTGCTGGCGATCGCCGAAAATCCGGCGCTGGCATATGATTATACCGCGAAGGGCAATCTGGTCGCGGTGATCTCCAACGGCACGGCGATCCTCGGTCTCGGCAATCTCGGCGCACTTGCGTCCAAGCCGGTGATGGAGGGCAAGGCAGTGCTCTTCAAACGCTTCGCCGACGTCGATTCGATCGATATCGAACTCAAGACCGAGGACGTCGATCGCTTCATCGACGCGGTCGAACTGATGGAGCCGAGCTTCGGCGGCATCAATCTGGAGGACATCAAGTCGCCGGAATGTTTCGTGATCGAGCAGACGCTGCGCGAACGGATGAACATTCCGGTCTTCCACGACGACCAGCACGGCACCGCGATCATCGCCGCAGCGGGGATCATCAACGCGCTGTATCTCACCGGGCGCGACATCAAGACGACGCATGTCGTGGTGCTGGGCGCCGGCGCGGCGGCGATCGCTTGCGCCGAGCTGATCAAGGCGATGGGCCTGCCGCACGACAATCTGCTGATGCTCGATCTCAAGGGCGTGATCTACCAGGGCCGCGAGGAGAGCATGAATCAGTGGAAGTCGGCCCATGCGGTCAACACCACGAAGCGCAGCCTGGCCGACGCGCTCGACGGGGCGGACGTGTTCCTCGGGCTCGCCTCGGCCAATTCCCTGCCACCCGAATTGCTCAAGACGATGGCGCCGAAGCCGATCATCTTCGCGATGGCGAACCCGAACCCGGAGATCAGCCCACCGGTCGCGAAGGCCGCGCGGCCCGACGCGATCATCGCCACTGGGCGTTCTGATTATCCGAACCAGGTCAACAACGTGCTCGGTTTCCCGTTCATCTTCCGCGGCGCGCTCGATGTGCGCGCGACGACGATCAACGATGCGATGAAGGTCGCCGCGGCGCAGGCACTCGCCCAACTCGCCCGCCAGCAGGTGCCCGAGGAAGTCGCGGCTGCCTATGGTACGCAGCATACGTTCGGCCCCGATTATATCATCCCTGCGCCCTTCGACCCACGGCTGATGGAGCTGGTGCCCGCCGCCGTCGCGCAGGCGGCGATGGATTCAGGGGTGGCGACCAAGCCGATCGCCGACATGGCGGCCTATCGACAATCGCTGAAGGCGCGATTGAACCCGACGACGTCGGTTCTCAGCCTCGCCTATGAAGGTGCGCGCGCGCACCCCAAGCGCGTGATCTTCGCCGAGGGCGAAGAGGAAGTCGTGCTCCGTGCCGCGATCGCGTTCAAGGAAGGCGGCTATGGCACGCCGGTGCTGGTCGGCCGCGAGTCGGTGGCCGAACGGCTGCGCATGCTCGGCGCCGACGCCGACGAGTTCGAAGTCCATAACAGCGTCAATTCACCGCTCGTTCCGCGGATGGTCGAGTTCCTCTACCAACGGCTGCAGCGGCGGGGCTATCTGCGCCGTGATATCGAGCGGATGGTCAATCGCGATCGCAATATCTTCGGCGCCTTGCTGCTCCAGCTGGGCGAGGCCGATGCTATGCTCACCGGCGTCACCCGCACATATGCCGAGACGATGCGCCAGGTGAAGCGCGTGATCGACTATCAGGAGGGCCGCACTGCGTTCGGCGTCCATGTCCTGGTCGGCCAGTCGCATACCGTGTTCATGGCCGACACCACGGTCAACGAGCGGCCCAACGCGGAGGAGCTTGCCGACATCGCCGAGGGCACCGCCCAAGTCGCGCGGCGGATGGGGCATGAGCCGCGCGTCGCTTTCCTCAGCTACTCCAATTTCGGCAATCCCGAAGGCCGCTGGCTCGACAATGTCCGCGGCGCGATCAAGTTGCTCGACCAGCGCGGTGCCGAGTTTGAATATGAGGGCGAGATGTCGCCCGACGTCGCGCTCAATCCGCGCCAGATGGCGAACTATCCCTTCGCGCGGCTCTCGGGCCCGGCGAATGTGCTGATCATGCCGGGGCTCCAATCTGCCAACATCTCGGCAAAGTTGCTGCGCGAACTGGGCGGGGATTCGACGATCGGCCCGATGCTGATCGGCATGGAAAAGCCGGTCCAGATCGCGCCGATGACCGCGACGGCGAGCGAATTGGTGACGCTGGCGGTGCTCGCGGCGGGAGGGATTGCGCGCTAG